A part of Capsicum annuum cultivar UCD-10X-F1 chromosome 6, UCD10Xv1.1, whole genome shotgun sequence genomic DNA contains:
- the LOC107855878 gene encoding glutamate receptor 2.8, translating into MHNPRCKFLVLFIQLVSIISFCNYSRQIRGEDNNTSAVKVDVGIILDLETDVGRVMHISILLALEDYHANASRGAIRIVPHLRDSKKDDVEAASAAIYLLKHVEAQAIFGPQMSTQTDFVIDLGNRVKVPIISPATSPSLSVKENPYFIRGALPSSSQTKAIAEIVKNYYWREVVVIYEDSPFGTGILPYLTDALLGISTLVSYRSAISPSANDDQIFRELYKLNTMQTRVFIVHLQPALASRLFLKAKESGMMSHGYAWIITDVLTSLLDSIDPLVIESSMQGVLGVKPYVPRSNELRSFTKRWRKRFRQEYPDTDQVELNVFGLWAYDSITALTEAVEEVGTTAIPKSKEPDTRENLTDLDALETSEVGSLLLESMKNTELKTGLSGEFHIIDGELQPYPYEIVNIIGKGERRVGFWTEKDGISHKLKMNGKPAKANNKQLGVIIWPGESTIVPRGWEIPTSGKRLRVGVPVKGGMEQFIKVERDPKTQAVTATGFGPDVFEEVIRSLPYAVPYDFIPFQITHRPTSQDYDDLVHRITSKEYDAVVGDVTILASRSEDVDFTLPFSESSISAVVPVKNDDRKNAWIFLKPLKKELWITTGAFFVYIGFVVWVLEHRVNKEFRGPKRKQVGMIFWFSFSTLVFAHRERVTSNLSRFVLIVWVFVVLVLTSSYTASLTSMLTLQQLQPTITDLNDLIKTGEYVGYQEGSFVKDVLKRMNFDSSKLRSYRTLEEYSDALSRGSINGGVGAIVDEMPYLRLLLNKYCRKYIMVGPMYKAAGFGFAFPKGSPLVPDVSRAVLKVVEGEVMNNIMQKWFGNETHCPAQDGMAVTSDSLTVDSFKGLFLIAGVSAGSALLLFFLIFLYHHREILASDDSIRQKLFAIAKAFDEEKDNSNSTSEKTETNESQAATLFAETEASPEVLSNLPLQSPEIRISDGLGASPEPEGFSTTEPGTPVQETIIGTIEER; encoded by the exons atgcatAATCCAAGATGCAAATTCCTTGTTCTTTTCATTCAACTTGTCTCCATCATTAGCTTTTGCAACTACTCAAGGCAAATAAGAGGTGAAGATAATAACACTAGTGCTGTAAAGGTGGATGTGGGCATAATTCTTGATCTGGAAACAGATGTGGGAAGAGTAATGCACATATCTATCTTACTAGCTCTTGAAGATTACCATGCCAACGCTAGTCGCGGTGCCATTAGGATAGTTCCTCATTTAAGGGATTCTAAGAAAGATGATGTTGAAGCAGCATCCGCAG CCATATACTTGCTAAAGCATGTCGAAGCACAAGCTATCTTTGGGCCACAAATGTCTACACAAACTGATTTTGTGATCGACTTAGGGAACAGAGTAAAAGTCCCTATCATATCTCCAGCAACAAGTCCTTCACTTTCAGTCAAGGAAAATCCCTACTTCATCAGAGGAGCACTTCCTTCTTCAAGCCAGACTAAAGCCATTGCAGAAATCGTTAAAAACTATTATTGGAGGGAGGTTGTAGTAATCTATGAGGATAGCCCCTTTGGAACCGGGATACTTCCTTATTTGACTGATGCCTTGCTGGGAATCAGCACTCTAGTCTCCTATAGAAGTGCTATTTCTCCCTCAGCCAATGATGATCAAATCTTCAGGGAGCTATACAAGTTGAATACAATGCAGACAAGGGTGTTCATAGTGCACTTGCAACCAGCTCTTGCCTCGCGCCTTTTCCTCAAGGCCAAAGAATCTGGGATGATGAGCCATGGATATGCATGGATTATCACAGATGTGCTGACGAGTCTTCTGGACTCGATAGATCCTTTAGTAATTGAGTCATCTATGCAAGGTGTTCTGGGAGTAAAACCTTATGTTCCGAGATCAAATGAGCTTCGTAGTTTCACCAAGAGATGGAGAAAGAGATTCCGTCAAGAGTATCCAGACACGGACCAAGTAGAACTCAATGTTTTCGGGCTATGGGCATATGATAGCATCACCGCATTAACAGAAGCAGTAGAGGAAGTGGGCACTACTGCTATCCCAAAATCAAAGGAACCAGACACTAGAGAAAACTTAACAGATTTAGATGCACTTGAAACCTCAGAAGTGGGATCTCTGCTCCTTGAGTCTATGAAGAACACAGAGCTAAAAACAGGACTAAGTGGTGAATTCCATATCATTGATGGAGAACTGCAGCCATACCCATATGAAATTGTGAATATAATTGGAAAAGGAGAGAGAAGGGTTGGATTCTGGACAGAGAAGGATGGCATTTCGCATAAACTGAAGATGAATGGTAAACCAGCTAAAGCTAATAATAAGCAACTAGGGGTCATCATTTGGCCAGGTGAATCTACTATTGTTCCGAGAGGCTGGGAAATCCCCACAAGTGGGAAGAGAttaagggttggagttcctgtcAAAGGAGGGATGGAGCAATTCATTAAAGTGGAAAGAGATCCAAAAACACAAGCAGTAACTGCAACTGGTTTTGGTCCAGATGTCTTTGAAGAAGTCATCCGATCTTTGCCATACGCCGTCCCTTATGATTTTATTCCTTTTCAAATTACACATAGACCCACTTCTCAAGACTACGATGATCTTGTTCACAGGATCACTTCTAAG GAATATGATGCAGTTGTAGGTGATGTGACCATTTTAGCTAGCCGATCTGAGGATGTGGATTTCACactacctttttctgagtcaagtATTTCTGCAGTTGTGCCCGTAAAGAATGATGATAGGAAGAATGCCTGGATTTTCTTGAAACCTCTAAAGAAAGAACTTTGGATAACAACTGGTGCATTCTTCGTCTACATTGGTTTTGTTGTTTGGGTACTCGAACATCGTGTAAACAAAGAGTTTCGAGGACCCAAACGCAAGCAAGTTGGGATGATATTCTGGTTTTCCTTCTCAACTCTTGTTTTTGCTCATA GAGAGAGGGTAACAAGTAACTTATCAAGATTTGTGCTGATTGTATGGGTTTTCGTGGTTCTGGTGCTGACATCGAGTTATACAGCCAGCTTAACATCTATGTTGACATTGCAACAGCTTCAACCTACTATAACAGACCTCAATGATCTCATCAAGACTGGAGAATATGTTGGGTACCAAGAAGGTTCCTTTGTCAAAGATGTCTTGAAGCGCATGAATTTTGACAGTTCCAAGTTGAGGAGTTATCGCACATTGGAAGAGTATAGTGATGCCCTCTCAAGAGGAAGTATAAATGGAGGGGTTGGTGCAATTGTTGATGAAATGCCTTATCTCAGGCTCCTCCTCAACAAGTACTGTAGGAAGTATATTATGGTTGGTCCAATGTACAAAGCTGCCGGCTTTGGATTC GCATTTCCAAAAGGATCTCCTTTGGTACCTGATGTCTCAAGAGCAGTCTTGAAGGTGGTGGAGGGAGAGGTTATGAATAACATAATGCAGAAATGGTTTGGGAATGAAACACATTGTCCAGCGCAAGATGGAATGGCTGTAACATCTGATAGTCTCACGGTAGATAGCTTTAAGGGCCTTTTCCTCATAGCTGGTGTGTCAGCAGGCTCCGCTCTTCTCCTATTCTTCCTCATCTTCCTTTATCATCATAGAGAAATCTTAGCCTCTGATGATTCAATAAGGCAAAAGCTTTTTGCAATAGCAAAAGCCTTTGATGAAGAGAAAGATAACTCTAATTCTACGTCAGAAAAAACAGAAACCAATGAAAGCCAAGCGGCTACACTGTTTGCAGAAACTGAAGCTTCCCCTGAAGTATTGTCCAACCTTCCTTTGCAAAGCCCAGAAATCAGAATTTCCGACGGCCTAGGAGCATCCCCGGAACCTGAAGGGTTCTCTACAACAGAACCTGGAACTCCAGTTCAAGAAACCATCATAGGGACAATTGAAGAGAGATGA
- the LOC107855881 gene encoding glutamate receptor 2.9, with protein MHHPRCQFLIVFIQLVSIISFCHYARRIRGEDNNNTSAIKVDVGVILDLETDVGKVMHISILQALADYHANASRGAITIVPHIRDSKKDDVEAASAAIYLLKEVQVRAIFGPQMSTQTDFVIDLGNRVKVPIISPATSPSLSVKENPFFIRGALPSASQTKAIAAIIKNYDWREVVVIYEDSPYGTGIVPHLTDALLEISTLVSYRSVISPSSNDDQILRELYKLNTMQTRVFIVHLQPFLASRFFLKSKEAGMMSSGYAWLITDVLTSLLDSIDPSVIESSMQGVLGVKPYVPRSNELHSFTKRWRKRFRQEYPDMDQVELNVFGLWAYDGITALAEAVDQVGATSTKKFKKPDTGENLTDLDALGTSEVGSLLIDSMQNTVLKTGLSGDFRIVDGELQASPFEIVNIVGKGQRTIGFWTERDGISCKLKMNGKTSAKCNNKQLGAIIWPGESTIVPRGWEIPTSGKKLRVGVPVKGGLEQFIKVERDPKTQAVTATGFCADVFKEVIQSLPYAVPYDFIPFPIPDRLNLPDYDDLVLKITSKDYDAVVGDVTILASRSEYVDFTLPFTESGVSAVVPVRDDERRDAWIFLKPLKSELWITTGAFFIFIGFVVWVLEHRVNKEFRGPKRKQVGMIFWFSFSTLVFAHRERITSNFTRFVLIVWVFVVLVLTSSYTASLTSMLTVQQLQPTITDLNDLIKNGEYVGYQEGSFVKNMLKRMNFDSSKLRNYSTLEEYNDALSKGSINGGVGAIVDELPYLRVFLNKYCRKYILVGPTYKAAGFGFAFPKGSPLVPDFSRAVLKVMEGEFMNNIIQKWFGNETDCPQKEGMAITSDSLTLDSFMGLFLIAGVSACSALLLFFLIFLYQNREILARDNSIGQKLSAIAKAFDKEKVTSTSKSENPDANESRTDTLSAASEASPEILPNLPLQSPEIRISEGLGASPEPEGFSTTEPGTPVHETITGTIE; from the exons ATGCATCATCCAAGATGTCAATTCCTAATTGTTTTCATTCAACTTGTCTCTATCATTAGCTTTTGTCACTACGCAAGGCGGATAAGAGGTGAAGATAATAATAACACTAGTGCTATAAAGGTGGACGTGGGCGTAATTCTTGATCTGGAAACAGATGTGGGGAAAGTAATGCACATATCTATCTTACAAGCTCTTGCAGATTACCATGCCAACGCTAGTCGCGGTGCCATTACGATAGTTCCTCACATCAGGGATTCCAAGAAAGATGACGTTGAAGCAGCATCCGCAG CCATATACTTGCTAAAGGAAGTCCAAGTACGAGCTATCTTTGGCCCACAAATGTCTACACAAACTGATTTTGTGATTGATTTAGGGAACAGAGTGAAAGTTCCCATCATTTCTCCAGCAACAAGTCCTTCACTTTCGGTCAAGGAAAATCCCTTCTTCATCAGAGGAGCACTTCCTTCTGCCAGCCAGACTAAAGCAATTGCAGCAATTATCAAAAACTATGATTGGAGGGAGGTTGTAGTAATCTACGAGGATAGCCCCTATGGAACCGGGATAGTTCCGCATTTGACCGATGCCTTGCTGGAAATCAGCACTTTAGTCTCCTATAGAAGTGTTATTTCTCCTTCATCCAATGATGATCAAATCTTAAGGGAGCTATACAAGTTGAACACAATGCAGACAAGGGTGTTCATCGTGCACTTGCAACCATTTCTTGCCTCGCGCTTTTTCCTCAAGTCCAAAGAGGCTGGGATGATGAGCAGTGGATATGCATGGCTCATCACAGATGTGCTAACGAGTCTTCTGGACTCGATAGATCCTTCAGTAATTGAGTCATCAATGCAAGGTGTTCTGGGTGTAAAACCTTATGTTCCAAGGTCAAATGAGCTTCACAGTTTCACCAAGAGATGGAGAAAGAGATTTCGTCAAGAGTATCCAGACATGGACCAAGTAGAACTCAATGTTTTCGGGCTATGGGCATATGATGGCATCACCGCATTGGCAGAAGCAGTAGATCAAGTGGGTGCTACTTCtaccaaaaaattcaagaaaccaGACACTGGAGAGAACTTAACGGACTTAGATGCACTTGGAACCTCAGAAGTGGGATCTCTGCTCATCGACTCTATGCAAAACACGGTGCTAAAAACAGGACTAAGTGGTGATTTCCGTATTGTTGATGGAGAACTGCAGGCATCCCCGTTTGAGATTGTGAATATAGTAGGGAAAGGACAGAGAACCATTGGATTCTGGACTGAGAGGGATGGCATTTCATGTAAACTCaaaatgaatggtaaaacatcaGCTAAGTGTAATAATAAGCAACTAGGAGCCATTATTTGGCCCGGTGAATCTACTATTGTTCCAAGAGGCTGGGAAATACCCacaagtgggaagaagttaaggGTTGGAGTTCCCGTCAAAGGAGGGCTGGAGCAATTCATTAAAGTAGAAAGAGATCCAAAAACACAAGCAGTAACTGCAACTGGTTTCTGTGCAGATGTCTTCAAAGAAGTAATCCAATCTTTGCCATATGCTGTTCCTTACGATTTTATTCCATTTCCAATACCAGATCGCCTCAATCTTCCAGATTATGATGATCTTGTTCTCAAGATCACTTCTAAG GACTATGATGCAGTTGTCGGTGATGTGACCATTTTAGCAAGCCGGTCAGAGTATGTGGATTTCACACTACCTTTCACAGAGTCAGGAGTTTCTGCAGTTGTGCCAGTAAGAGATGATGAGAGGAGGGATGCTTGGATTTTCTTGAAACCACTAAAGAGTGAGCTTTGGATAACAACTGGTGCATTCTTCATCTTCATTGGTTTTGTGGTTTGGGTACTCGAACATCGTGTAAACAAAGAGTTTCGTGGACCCAAACGCAAGCAAGTTGGTATGATATTTTGGTTTTCCTTCTCAACTCTCGTTTTTGCTCACA GAGAGAGGATAACAAGTAACTTTACAAGATTTGTGCTGATTGTATGGGTTTTCGTGGTTCTGGTGCTGACATCGAGTTATACAGCCAGCTTAACATCTATGTTAACAGTGCAACAGCTTCAACCTACTATAACAGACCTCAATGATCTCATCAAAAATGGAGAATATGTAGGATACCAAGAAGGTTCCTTTGTCAAAAACATGTTGAAGCGCATGAATTTTGACAGCTCCAAGTTAAGAAATTATAGCACATTGGAAGAGTATAACGATGCCCTCTCAAAAGGAAGTATAAATGGAGGTGTAGGTGCAATTGTTGATGAACTACCTTATCTCAGAGTCTTCCTCAATAAGTACTGCAGAAAGTACATTTTGGTCGGCCCGACATACAAAGCTGCGGGCTTTGGATTT GCATTCCCAAAAGGATCTCCGTTGGTTCCTGACTTCTCAAGAGCAGTCTTGAAGGTGATGGAGGGAGAGTTTATGAATAACATAATTCAGAAATGGTTTGGAAATGAAACTGATTGTCCACAGAAAGAAGGAATGGCTATAACATCTGATAGTCTAACGCTAGATAGTTTTATGGGGCTTTTCCTCATAGCTGGTGTATCAGCATGCTCCGCTCTTCTCCTATTCTTTCTCATCTTCCTTTATCAGAATAGAGAAATCCTAGCCCGTGATAATTCAATAGGGCAAAAACTTTCTGCAATTGCAAAAGCCTTTGACAAAGAGAAAGTTACCTCTACTTCTAAGTCAGAAAATCCAGATGCCAATGAGAGCCGAACGGATACATTGTCCGCAGCAAGTGAAGCTTCCCCTGAAATATTGCCCAACCTTCCTTTGCAAAGCCCAGAAATCAGAATTTCTGAAGGACTAGGAGCATCCCCGGAACCTGAAGGGTTCTCTACTACAGAACCTGGAACTCCAGTTCATGAAACCATCACAGGGACAATAGAATAG